The genomic window ATAATTGCCTGTCCCGAAGTGGCAATAAGTGCGAAATCCGCTTTCCTCGCGCCGCACCACCATCGCAATTTTTGCGTGCGTTTTCCAATCGGTAAAACCGTAGATCACCTGAACCCCGGCACGTTCAAGCTTCGCTGCCCATTTAAGGTTCTGCTCCTCATCGAACCGCGCCTTAAGCTCAACAACGGCCGTTACTGATTTCCCGTTCTCTGCTGCCTCGATGAGCGCGTTAATTACGGCTGATTGCTCACCTGCACGATAAAGCGTCTGCTTGATGGCAACCACATCCGGGTCGGCGGCCGCCTGACGCACGAAATCGACCACCACTTCAAAGCTTTCATAGGGGTGGTGCACGATGATGTCTTTTTCGCGAATGGCCGAAAAGACATCCCCGTCATGTTCGCGCACCCGTTCGGGATAGCGCGGCGAATAAGCGTCGAATTTGAGGTCGGGTCGGTCTTCGCCAACAATTTCTGCAAGGCCATCTATCCCGATAATGCCGTCGGTCTTGATCACTGCTGCTTCGTGTACGCCCAATTGATCGAGCAGGATTTGCTCAGCTTGAGGATCGAAATCCTCTTCAATCTCCAATTGGATCACTTGGCCACGGCGGCGTCTTTGGATCGCGCTGCGGAACGTGCGTACGAGATCTTCGGCCTCTTCCTGGATCTCGATGTCGCTGTCGCGCAGGACGCGGAACAGGCCGTCACCTGCAATCGTGAAGCCGGGAAAGAGCTTTTTCGCATAGCGCTGAATTAGGGACGCGATTGAGATGTAAATCGCCTCACCTCCCTCTGCAATATCGCTTGGCACACGCACAAATCGAGGAAGAGCGGTGGGAATCAGGATCATTTGGATGATCTGCTCGCCATCCGCATCTCTGGTGAGCGTAAAAAGCAGGCCCATCCCTTCGTTGTGAACAAAGGGGAAAGGGTGCGCAGGGTCGAGCGCCTGAGGTGTGATGACCGGGACAATCTCTTCGAGGAAGAACGCTTCGAGCCACTCATGGGCCGAGGCCTCTACCCGCTGTTCATCGGCGATGTGAATGTCACTGTCTGCCAGCTGGTCGCGCAGCGTGCGCCAGATGTCTTGTTGAAGCACCGAAATCGCTGCAAGTTTCTCGCGTATGGCAGTCAATTGCTGACCGGGCGTGCGCCCATCAATTGCGGGCCGGTCAATCCCGCGTTGAGCTTGCCCTACAAGACCCGCGACGCGGATCATCATGAACTCGTCGAGATTGCTGCCCGAAATCGAGAGGAAGCGCAGCCGCTCCAGCAGCGGGTATTGCTCGTTGGAGGCCTCAGCCAGAACCCGCTCGTTAAAGGCGAGCCACGAAAGCTCCCGATTAAAGTAGGCATCGCCTCCGGGCGCAGTGACTTGCGTAGGGACGGAAGGCGGGCTTGCTGCGGAAACCTGTGGTTCTTCGAGAGGTGGCTGGCCAGTCATTGTACCCTCCCATTTAGAGCATGTTCAAAATTGTGCTAGCGTCTGGCTGAACTCAAAGGAGCGAATTTGAATCGGCAATCGCGGTGATACCGCGTTTGCCCGTCGCATCACGGCCCAATTGGACGATCACATCGATAACGCTTGCCGCGTATTCAATTGTATCCTGACGCGTGAGGCCGATCCCGGTCTGCATCACCATAAGCGACAATTGCTCCAACGCGCCGCGAAGTGAGTTGGCGTGGATGGTCGAAAAACTACCCGGGTGACCGGTGTTAATGGCTCGCAGAAAAGAGACGCTTTCCGCCCCGCGAAGCTCGCCTAGAACAATGCGGTCAGGGCGAAGGCGCAATGCCGATTGGAGCAGCTCATTGGGCGTCACCTTGGCCTCGCCAAGCTCGCCCTTTACCGCCACAAGGCCGACTGAATTCTCGCCGGGGAATTTGAGCTCCGGCGTATCTTCGACCATTACCACGCGCTCTTGCCGGGGGATTTCTCCGAGCATTGCGTTGAGGAAAGTCGTTTTACCCGTGCTGGTTCCGCCAGAGATTAGAATAGTGCGTCGATGCTGGATCGCCGCACGCAGGAAAGCGATAGGCTCCTGATTGGGGTCAGGCATTTGCACCTCGCGCTCACCGGCCAAAGGCCCCGTGTCATAGGCATCAAGCGGTAAGTCCAATCGGCGATGGCGGCGGATCGCCATTACCCAATGCTTGCGGCTCGCAGGTGGACCGCAGAATTGGACGCGCGCGCCATCTGGCAAGGTCGCGCCCAATAGCGGATGTTCACGGTTGATCCCTTGGTGGCTCACACGCGCCACCTGTTCGGCGAGACGCTGAACCAGCCGATCGTCGATCTCCGGTGTCTCCACCCGCTTCATGCCCGGATCGCTTGCGTCCTCGACCCAAACCTCACCTGGCGCATTGACCATTATCTCGGTCACACTGTCGCGCTCAAGCCAGCGTTTGAACGGTGCCAGATATGCATCGAGATAAACGCTGCGCTCGCCTGTGATTGGGGTGGCGGCTTGGTCACCTTGCGCGCCGTCACCAGCGATAGGATGGACGTCTGCGCTCATCAATTGACCGTCGAGAAATCCAGATCGCGTGCGGTAAATACGCGGATCGGTTCGCCTTGGCCAACGCGAATGGTCGGGCTGATTGCACCATCCTGCTGGGCCGCGATAGACGCAGCACTCTGCCCCGCCCCGCCGAGCACCACTGATGTCCCGCCAGAGGCAATCGTGCCAAGCCCGCCAACAACCGATAAAAGCATGGCTGAACCAAAGCGGCGGAAGAAGTGATTGTTGACCTTGCCCTCTAGGCCCGTCGTACCGTCAAAAGCGACCGCAGGCGAGGCTATGTTGACCGATGCGCCATCCGGACGGATCAGCCGCGTCCAGATGACATAAGCGCGCTTTTGCCCTTGCTGCACACCTGATTGGTATTGCCCGATAAGGCGCGATGAACGCGGGACGAGCACTTTGGTGCCGTCAAAGCTTTTAACGTCCTGACTCACCACAGCGCGCACATAACCGGGAACATCGGTGTTGATCGCGGTTTCAAGGATCGCAGGGATCATCGTGCCTTCGGTAACAGTGGTCGAAGGGTTTGTCATGGCACGCGCTTGCGCAGGCGCGCCGCCCACACCGCCGACCCGGCTTGCGAAAGCAGCAGCAGCCCCGCCAGCGCCCGTGTCACCGATAGAGCTGCCGGTGACAGGCTGCGGCGCGCCAGCTTCGGCCGCGTTAGTCGCCTGACGCGATGCAGCGCTTGCATCAAATACGAGCGATGGGCTGGCATAAGGATTGGCCTGCGGTCCAGCGGCTACGACAGGCGGATTGGCAAGGACAGGTGCAGGAGCAGGAGCAACCACAGGGGTCGCCGCTGGTTCTGGAACCTCTGCTGGTGCCATAGCTGGAGCCGTAGCAGCCACTGGCTCAGCTGCAGGAGCGTCCGGCGCAGGCTCAGGCATCTCAGCTGCATTCATCGCCCAAAAAGTTACCGCACCTAATAAAAAGACAAGAGCAACGCCAGCAGCAAGCCCCAGCCCTTCGGTTTTGGTCTTACGCTCTGCCACCGCGGAAAAACCATTGCGGCTCGCAAGGTCGATAACCTCAGCGCTTGTTTCCTCGCGCGGGTCGATGTCAGCGCCGGGGCCTTTTCCGGCTTTGGATGGAAGTCGCATTGCCAAACGCATTACCTCAGCTCCCTTTGTTACGATCCGCGTGGCTGAAACGAGCCCGCATCAGCGCTGCGTGGACGCGGTGGCCCAACGTTGGTGAGCGTCGCGCTCTGCTTTCCTGAACGCAGGATAATTTGCGCTGGCACGTCGTTCAAAACCACGGTTTCACCGCGCACAGTGAAGTTTAATGGGCCCTCGTCCCCATCCGCATTGGTGGTGAGGATCGCAGGAATAGGTGTATCAGCAGGCCATGTGAGGAACACCGCATTGCCATCATCATAAGCCCGCGCTGGAAGCAATTCAGCGTCCCCCGCCGTTGCCCATTCAAAGTTGAGATTTTCCGGGTCGACAACGGCCAGAGGATCGCGCGCTGCCTGAAGCTCAAGCGCATTGGCTTCATCGCGCTTTGCCTGCTCTGCTGCCGCCAGCGCAGCTTCGGCTGCGGCTTTTTCCAGTTCGGGATAGCGGAATTGAAGGACGTAAAGCGGCGCATTGCGCGGGCTTGCCACAAGGTCGAACAAATAAGTGCGACGGTTGGTGACAACGGTCATATTGGTGCGTGCCGTCGTCGCCAGAGGTTTGACGAACAAAATCGTCTGCGCCTGATTGGGCTGTACCTGCCATGCAGCGCTATCACCCATCGCTACGTTCTGGATCACTTCATCGGGGGCGAATTTAATCGTGGTTTGGACCTTCACCTTGCCCGTGACGGTGTAGACCTGAGTTTCGTCGAACACTTGCGTGACAAGGCGCGGGTCAGCAGCAGGCCGAATGTCCTGCGCTAAAGCGGGCGCAGCCAACGCTAGTGCGCCAGCGATGAAAGAAAGCCGATGAGGACGGCTGCGGATCATTTGGATGTCTCCGATTTGGGACGGGCGCCCGCCGAAGAGGCGGAGCGGAAACGATTGCCAATGCCTCTGGTGCGCGAGGCAGCGGGAGATTGAGGCCCGCTTTGAGCGTTACCAGAGCCGGTTGCGAAAACCTTTGTCTCGCGAACGGTGTTGGTAGTGTTTGAACCGCCTGCATCATTGGCCGCAACCACCGTGGGAGCGACTACCGCAGTCCGTCGCACTCCATTAGCCGCGACTGGCGCGGTTTGAGCGGCCCGATTGACTGTGGGGCTTACCACAGGCGCAGGCGGTGTGCGGTAGGCATCAGCATTTGGCTGTGTCGCGACATCGGGCGTTGCAAAGCCGAAGACCTGCCATCCGCTCACCATCTTGGAGCCCACGTAGAGCACCATCAGCATGAGCATACAGTGGACGAATCCGACGAGGAAAAATGCCATGGCAGCTTGTTGGTCGATCACGCCGGGTGTCGCGACAAGTGCCGAGAGGATGGGCACCGCCATCTCAAGCATGAGCGAGCCACCTACAACCGCGAAGAGCGGCGCGAGCGCGAGCATCACAAGGCCCTTAAGCCAGCCAACGAACAAGCCCCTCGTGCCATTGAAAAGGGCCAGAACGACGAAAATCGGACCCACAGCCAAGAGCAGCGCCAAGCCAATGCGCGCGGTGACGAGCAGGCCGACAGTGCCGATCAAAAGCAGCATAGCGCCAATCCACATCATGCCTGGCGGCGAAAATGCGCTGATGTCCTGAATGCCTGTGCTCGCCTCTTGAATGGCCAAGAAAACGATATCGAGCTTAAGCGCGAATGTCGCCGTTGCGGACCCGTCGCTTGCGGTGAGAACGCCAGCGAGAAAGTCGGGCGTTGTCACAAACAGATTATAGAAAATGGTCGAAAACGCCGCAAAGCTTGTCGCGAAGGTTAGAACGAGGCCAACCGTCACCATCTTTGGCAGAAGAGCGCGAACCGAGAGGTTCGACCGACCAAGCAGCAAGGAAATGCCGAAAAACGCGATATAGAGCGTCAGCACCACCGTAAGCGCGATGCCCAGTTGGCCGTCGGTGCCAAACAGGCGGTTGAACGCCTGTTCGCTGACCTCGCTGGCGATGCAATCAACGGCAGTCAGAGCGCCAGCGACGCCTGATCCCATTTCCTCCGCAGCAAGATCGCAAGCCGTTGTCATTCGGCTGCCTGCCAGACCGGCGTACCGTCTTCGTTCACGTCGCTCGAACCATCAGGCCCAAAACCATCAGGCCAAGCATGGTTGGTTAGCGCGGGATACCATGCACTGGGCTCATCCCCCACAGCGGCGCGCAAAAGATCAAGGCGGCGCACCGCAGCCTCGCGTCCTGAAAGGATGGTGAGAACTTCCGGCGCACCCGATAAATCAAGGCGGACAACCACCGACGCATCGGGTCGACGCACAAGGAAGCAGCGCGAGTGCGCAGGAAGCGTGCGGATCAGCGCAAGCTCATGCTCGGTCAGGCCAAATCCGTCGCAATAATCCTCGGCCCGCGCGCGGCTGTTCGGCATGAACACCATCGTCGCGGTTTGCTCAACGAGCGCTGTCGAAATGCGGCTTTCGAGCGCATCCTTCGCGCTTTGCGTGGCGAAGCCGACAAGCGCATTGCGCTTACGCAGCGTCTTGAGCCAATCGCGGATGCGCGCGGCGAACACCTCGTCATCAAGCGCTTTCCAGCCCTCATCGATGAGGATCATCGTGGGTTCGCCATCCAGCCGCTCATCAATGCGGTGGAAGAGATACATCATCGTCGGCGTGCGCAGGCGCGGATTCTCAAGCAACTGCGTCATGTCAAAGCCAAGGACGCGCTGATCGAGATCAAGCGCGTCGGTATCATTGTCGAACAGCCAAGCGTGCTCGCCGCCGTCGCCAGAGGCTCCGCCAATCCATGCGCTTAAACGGTCCGCCAGATCGCCCGGTTCCGGGCGACGTGCACCAGCCAGCAATTCCTTGAAGTGCCGCAAACGACGTAGCGATGGGTCGTTGGCATAGGTCGCATCGACCGCCGCGCTGATGGTTGCAAGCTCCTCTGGCCCGTCGGCCTTGAGCA from Erythrobacter sp. SCSIO 43205 includes these protein-coding regions:
- a CDS encoding RNA degradosome polyphosphate kinase, with the translated sequence MTGQPPLEEPQVSAASPPSVPTQVTAPGGDAYFNRELSWLAFNERVLAEASNEQYPLLERLRFLSISGSNLDEFMMIRVAGLVGQAQRGIDRPAIDGRTPGQQLTAIREKLAAISVLQQDIWRTLRDQLADSDIHIADEQRVEASAHEWLEAFFLEEIVPVITPQALDPAHPFPFVHNEGMGLLFTLTRDADGEQIIQMILIPTALPRFVRVPSDIAEGGEAIYISIASLIQRYAKKLFPGFTIAGDGLFRVLRDSDIEIQEEAEDLVRTFRSAIQRRRRGQVIQLEIEEDFDPQAEQILLDQLGVHEAAVIKTDGIIGIDGLAEIVGEDRPDLKFDAYSPRYPERVREHDGDVFSAIREKDIIVHHPYESFEVVVDFVRQAAADPDVVAIKQTLYRAGEQSAVINALIEAAENGKSVTAVVELKARFDEEQNLKWAAKLERAGVQVIYGFTDWKTHAKIAMVVRREESGFRTYCHFGTGNYHPVTAKIYTDLSFFTADPKLAQDAAKLMNFVTGYVEPVGLGHIAIAPLNLRETIFAHIDAEIANAKRAKPAAIWMKCNQITDQGMIDRLYAASSAGVKIELVVRGICCLKPGVEGLSENIRVKSIIGRFLEHSRIYAFANGKPMPSPDAAVFIGSADLMERNLDRRVETLIPMLNRTVHDQVLQQVLLANMLDVEQSWWLHADGSYTRVQAPPEGDSKPFNCHRYFMTNPSLSGRGGALEAGGVPKLSLRKGRAG
- the virB11 gene encoding P-type DNA transfer ATPase VirB11, producing MSADVHPIAGDGAQGDQAATPITGERSVYLDAYLAPFKRWLERDSVTEIMVNAPGEVWVEDASDPGMKRVETPEIDDRLVQRLAEQVARVSHQGINREHPLLGATLPDGARVQFCGPPASRKHWVMAIRRHRRLDLPLDAYDTGPLAGEREVQMPDPNQEPIAFLRAAIQHRRTILISGGTSTGKTTFLNAMLGEIPRQERVVMVEDTPELKFPGENSVGLVAVKGELGEAKVTPNELLQSALRLRPDRIVLGELRGAESVSFLRAINTGHPGSFSTIHANSLRGALEQLSLMVMQTGIGLTRQDTIEYAASVIDVIVQLGRDATGKRGITAIADSNSLL
- a CDS encoding TrbI/VirB10 family protein, producing the protein MRLAMRLPSKAGKGPGADIDPREETSAEVIDLASRNGFSAVAERKTKTEGLGLAAGVALVFLLGAVTFWAMNAAEMPEPAPDAPAAEPVAATAPAMAPAEVPEPAATPVVAPAPAPVLANPPVVAAGPQANPYASPSLVFDASAASRQATNAAEAGAPQPVTGSSIGDTGAGGAAAAFASRVGGVGGAPAQARAMTNPSTTVTEGTMIPAILETAINTDVPGYVRAVVSQDVKSFDGTKVLVPRSSRLIGQYQSGVQQGQKRAYVIWTRLIRPDGASVNIASPAVAFDGTTGLEGKVNNHFFRRFGSAMLLSVVGGLGTIASGGTSVVLGGAGQSAASIAAQQDGAISPTIRVGQGEPIRVFTARDLDFSTVN
- a CDS encoding TrbG/VirB9 family P-type conjugative transfer protein; the encoded protein is MIRSRPHRLSFIAGALALAAPALAQDIRPAADPRLVTQVFDETQVYTVTGKVKVQTTIKFAPDEVIQNVAMGDSAAWQVQPNQAQTILFVKPLATTARTNMTVVTNRRTYLFDLVASPRNAPLYVLQFRYPELEKAAAEAALAAAEQAKRDEANALELQAARDPLAVVDPENLNFEWATAGDAELLPARAYDDGNAVFLTWPADTPIPAILTTNADGDEGPLNFTVRGETVVLNDVPAQIILRSGKQSATLTNVGPPRPRSADAGSFQPRGS
- a CDS encoding type IV secretion system protein, which encodes MTTACDLAAEEMGSGVAGALTAVDCIASEVSEQAFNRLFGTDGQLGIALTVVLTLYIAFFGISLLLGRSNLSVRALLPKMVTVGLVLTFATSFAAFSTIFYNLFVTTPDFLAGVLTASDGSATATFALKLDIVFLAIQEASTGIQDISAFSPPGMMWIGAMLLLIGTVGLLVTARIGLALLLAVGPIFVVLALFNGTRGLFVGWLKGLVMLALAPLFAVVGGSLMLEMAVPILSALVATPGVIDQQAAMAFFLVGFVHCMLMLMVLYVGSKMVSGWQVFGFATPDVATQPNADAYRTPPAPVVSPTVNRAAQTAPVAANGVRRTAVVAPTVVAANDAGGSNTTNTVRETKVFATGSGNAQSGPQSPAASRTRGIGNRFRSASSAGARPKSETSK